One window of the Streptomyces sp. B3I8 genome contains the following:
- a CDS encoding SDR family NAD(P)-dependent oxidoreductase: MTTNAQPTDAQPASSRPAGHGDVRIWFITGASSGIGLALAQAAAGRGDNVVALARRTDALTPLTEQYGSQVLAVAADVRLPEQLRAAVAAAIRAFGRIDVVANNAGYGLFGAVEESTDAQARGIFDTNVFGVLNVLRAVLPVLRAQGSGHILQGSSYYGQTAHPGVGLLAATKYAVEGLTDALTGELAPLGIKVTLVEPGPTAIAFLSALDVADTLPDYDPTVRTVQKSIGELPATAFNTTERVATAILTAVDADQPPLRLATGTTAVSEIRAALQTRLAELDTWETISASVDTPTPADHTGQA, from the coding sequence GTGACCACAAACGCCCAGCCCACGGACGCACAGCCCGCGTCCAGCCGTCCTGCCGGCCACGGGGACGTGCGCATCTGGTTCATCACCGGCGCCTCGTCGGGTATCGGTCTGGCTCTGGCCCAGGCGGCGGCCGGCAGGGGAGACAACGTCGTGGCGCTGGCCCGCCGCACCGACGCCCTCACACCTCTGACCGAGCAATACGGCTCACAGGTGCTGGCGGTTGCGGCCGACGTGCGCCTCCCCGAGCAGCTGCGTGCCGCGGTCGCGGCAGCCATCCGGGCATTTGGCCGCATCGACGTGGTCGCCAACAACGCCGGATACGGCCTGTTCGGCGCGGTCGAGGAGAGCACGGATGCCCAAGCGCGCGGCATCTTCGACACCAACGTCTTCGGTGTCCTCAACGTCCTGCGCGCCGTCCTACCCGTCCTGCGCGCCCAGGGCAGCGGACACATCCTGCAGGGCTCGTCCTACTACGGACAGACCGCCCACCCCGGCGTCGGTCTGCTCGCCGCCACCAAGTACGCCGTCGAAGGACTCACCGACGCCCTCACCGGCGAACTCGCCCCCCTGGGCATCAAGGTGACCCTCGTCGAACCCGGCCCCACCGCCATCGCCTTCCTGTCCGCACTCGACGTCGCCGACACCCTCCCCGACTACGACCCCACCGTCCGCACCGTCCAGAAGAGCATCGGCGAACTGCCCGCCACGGCGTTCAACACCACTGAGCGTGTCGCCACCGCCATCCTCACCGCCGTCGACGCCGACCAGCCGCCCCTGCGCCTGGCCACCGGCACCACCGCCGTCAGTGAGATACGCGCAGCG